In Propionicimonas paludicola, a single window of DNA contains:
- a CDS encoding F0F1 ATP synthase subunit gamma, with the protein MATSLRELRQRRKSVTATKKITRAMELIASSRIIKAQQAAARALPYTRELNRAVSAVANYSHQDHPLTRSVENPKRVAVLFITSDRGMNGAYSSNVIKTVAQIRQRLTEEGKEIVRYVVGRKGIGFLNYRQLPIEASWDGFSDSPTYDRAVEISDRLLADFLRPTEEGGVDEIWAVYTRMESMLSQVPRVRRVLPLEVVEGVHEVGEAEAVPLYEFEPDPNTVLDSLLPLYIRSRIWFYLLQSAASQLASQQKAMKSATDNAQQLIERLTRQANQARQAEITQEITEIVGGASALAESVEND; encoded by the coding sequence ATGGCGACCAGCCTTCGCGAGCTCCGACAACGCCGCAAGTCGGTCACTGCGACCAAGAAGATCACCCGGGCGATGGAACTCATCGCGTCCTCGCGGATCATCAAGGCGCAGCAGGCCGCCGCCCGGGCGCTGCCGTACACCCGCGAGCTGAACCGAGCGGTCTCCGCGGTGGCCAACTACTCCCATCAGGATCATCCGCTGACCCGCTCGGTGGAGAACCCCAAGCGGGTCGCGGTGCTGTTCATCACCTCCGACCGGGGCATGAACGGCGCCTACTCCTCGAACGTGATCAAGACCGTGGCCCAGATTCGGCAGCGGCTCACCGAAGAGGGCAAGGAGATCGTCCGCTACGTGGTGGGACGCAAGGGGATCGGCTTCCTCAACTACCGCCAGCTCCCGATCGAGGCGTCCTGGGACGGTTTCTCCGACTCGCCCACCTACGACCGGGCCGTGGAGATCTCCGACCGGCTGCTGGCCGACTTCCTGCGCCCGACCGAAGAGGGCGGTGTGGACGAGATCTGGGCGGTCTACACCCGGATGGAGTCGATGCTCTCCCAGGTGCCGCGAGTGCGCCGGGTGCTCCCGCTGGAGGTCGTCGAAGGCGTCCACGAGGTCGGCGAGGCCGAGGCCGTGCCGCTCTACGAGTTCGAACCCGACCCCAACACCGTGCTCGATTCGCTGCTGCCGCTCTACATCCGCAGCCGAATCTGGTTCTACCTGCTGCAGTCGGCGGCCTCCCAGCTGGCCAGCCAGCAGAAGGCCATGAAGTCGGCCACCGATAACGCGCAGCAGCTGATCGAACGACTCACTCGGCAGGCCAACCAGGCCCGTCAGGCCGAGATCACCCAGGAAATCACCGAGATCGTCGGCGGCGCGAGCGCGCTGGCCGAATCCGTCGAGAACGACTAG
- the atpE gene encoding ATP synthase F0 subunit C, whose product MLPLEAVLNGSLNMIGYGLATLGPGLGVAWIFSSVINGTARQPEARGAMLSTAWIGFAVVEALAIIGIALAFVIQ is encoded by the coding sequence ATGCTGCCTCTGGAAGCCGTCCTCAACGGTTCGCTGAACATGATCGGCTACGGCCTGGCCACGCTCGGCCCGGGCCTCGGCGTCGCCTGGATCTTCTCCTCGGTGATCAACGGCACTGCCCGCCAGCCTGAGGCCCGCGGCGCGATGCTGAGCACCGCCTGGATCGGCTTTGCCGTGGTCGAGGCGCTGGCCATCATCGGCATCGCCCTCGCCTTCGTTATTCAGTGA
- a CDS encoding peptidylprolyl isomerase produces the protein MNKAWIITATTVAFALTGCVAPITATPQPSASSAAAAPGVSCQYAAGGDAAGKVKLPPTSGVANTGSVDLTMTLSGSAVGLTLDRVRTPCTTNSFVSLAAQGYFNGTSCHRLVDSGIFVLQCGDPTGTGSGGPGYQFPDELTGDETYGAGTLAMANAGPNTNGSQFFIVYADSSLPPSYTVFGKVDAAGLKVVEKIAKAGQDNSFGSAGGGKPKAPAVIEAITPR, from the coding sequence GTGAACAAAGCCTGGATCATCACCGCAACCACTGTCGCCTTCGCCCTGACCGGCTGTGTGGCGCCGATCACCGCAACGCCCCAGCCGAGCGCCAGTTCCGCGGCCGCAGCGCCGGGTGTGAGCTGCCAGTACGCCGCCGGAGGGGACGCCGCCGGCAAGGTGAAGCTGCCCCCGACCAGCGGGGTGGCGAACACCGGCAGCGTCGATCTGACGATGACCCTCAGCGGGTCCGCGGTCGGCCTGACTCTGGATCGAGTGCGGACGCCGTGCACGACCAACTCCTTCGTGTCCCTGGCCGCCCAGGGCTACTTCAACGGCACGTCCTGCCACCGCCTGGTCGACTCGGGGATCTTCGTTCTGCAGTGTGGCGATCCGACCGGAACCGGATCGGGTGGCCCCGGCTACCAGTTCCCCGATGAGCTGACCGGTGACGAAACCTATGGCGCAGGCACGTTGGCCATGGCCAATGCCGGCCCGAACACCAACGGTTCGCAGTTCTTCATCGTGTACGCCGACTCGTCGCTGCCGCCCAGCTACACGGTGTTCGGCAAGGTGGACGCCGCCGGGCTGAAGGTGGTCGAGAAGATCGCCAAGGCCGGCCAGGACAACTCCTTCGGCAGCGCCGGTGGCGGGAAGCCGAAGGCGCCGGCCGTGATCGAGGCGATTACGCCTCGCTGA
- a CDS encoding cob(I)yrinic acid a,c-diamide adenosyltransferase, whose product MVKLTKIYTRTGDAGTTRLADLSEASKTDLRVEAYGQVDEANCLLGLAATQPDLPPAVAAVIAHLQNELFDAGADLATPLTDNPPYPQLRVIQEYIDRLEGWCDEFGDPLPPLQSFILPGGGPAASWLQLARAVVRRAERTAWRAAEVHGIGQEGGVNPLAITYLNRLSDLLFILGRIVGQASGEVLWIPGKDREVLDPRGRRQREKISGSEPPEEPTPAS is encoded by the coding sequence ATGGTCAAACTCACCAAGATCTATACCCGGACCGGAGATGCCGGCACCACCCGGCTGGCCGACCTGTCCGAGGCGAGCAAGACCGACCTGCGGGTCGAGGCCTATGGCCAGGTGGACGAGGCCAACTGCCTGCTCGGCCTGGCCGCGACCCAGCCCGACCTGCCGCCCGCCGTGGCGGCGGTGATCGCGCATCTGCAGAACGAGCTGTTCGACGCCGGCGCCGACCTGGCCACTCCGTTGACCGACAACCCGCCGTATCCGCAGCTGCGGGTGATTCAGGAGTACATCGACCGGCTCGAGGGCTGGTGCGATGAGTTCGGGGATCCGCTGCCGCCGCTGCAGTCGTTCATCCTGCCCGGCGGCGGCCCGGCCGCGTCCTGGCTGCAGCTGGCCCGCGCCGTGGTACGCCGTGCCGAGCGGACGGCCTGGCGGGCCGCAGAGGTACACGGCATCGGCCAGGAGGGCGGGGTCAACCCGCTGGCCATCACCTACCTGAACCGGCTATCGGACTTGCTGTTCATCCTGGGCCGCATCGTCGGCCAGGCCTCCGGTGAGGTGCTCTGGATCCCCGGCAAGGACCGCGAGGTCCTCGACCCGCGCGGACGCCGCCAGCGCGAGAAGATCAGCGGTAGCGAGCCCCCGGAGGAGCCGACTCCAGCCAGCTGA
- a CDS encoding F0F1 ATP synthase subunit B, with the protein MTPLESDSGGGIAVLLPALPELLAGIVLFGIIWFVAAKKVVPMFEATYAERTAEIAGGIEKAEAAQKEAAAALASYTEQLSGARAEAGHIREEAKAQAAAIAAEIRQQAQADSERMLASAKAAIEAERIAAMHQLRSEIGGLATELAGRIVGESLESEERAQRTVDRFIAELESQPEVSA; encoded by the coding sequence CTGACTCCACTGGAATCCGATTCCGGAGGCGGAATCGCCGTCTTGCTGCCGGCTCTGCCGGAGCTGTTGGCTGGAATCGTCCTGTTCGGCATCATCTGGTTCGTTGCGGCGAAGAAGGTGGTCCCGATGTTCGAGGCCACCTACGCAGAGCGCACCGCTGAGATCGCCGGTGGTATCGAGAAGGCCGAAGCCGCGCAGAAAGAGGCTGCCGCCGCTCTGGCCAGCTACACCGAGCAGCTGTCCGGTGCCCGGGCCGAGGCGGGTCACATCCGCGAAGAGGCCAAGGCTCAGGCCGCTGCCATCGCCGCCGAGATCCGGCAGCAGGCGCAGGCCGACTCCGAGCGGATGCTGGCTAGTGCCAAGGCCGCCATCGAGGCCGAGCGGATCGCCGCCATGCACCAGCTTCGTTCCGAGATCGGCGGGCTGGCCACCGAACTGGCCGGCCGGATCGTGGGGGAGTCGCTGGAGTCCGAAGAGCGTGCTCAGCGCACCGTTGACCGGTTCATCGCCGAACTGGAGTCCCAGCCCGAGGTGAGTGCATGA
- a CDS encoding DUF2550 domain-containing protein, with translation MDWFGLAETVALIVVVALLLPVLYLGGRRRWLSRQGGLFDCSLRLSSKGPGAGWALGVARYSGDNLEWFRAFSVALRPKVIFPRSISRAGVQRDPDPIESVLLYDDQRILTMELSDGRSWEMAMSVASLTGLLSWLESAPPGARYR, from the coding sequence ATGGACTGGTTCGGATTGGCGGAAACCGTCGCCCTGATCGTCGTCGTGGCGCTTCTCCTGCCGGTGCTCTACCTGGGTGGACGCCGTCGCTGGCTGTCTCGCCAAGGCGGACTGTTCGACTGCAGCCTGCGGCTGTCCAGCAAGGGACCCGGCGCCGGCTGGGCGCTCGGGGTGGCCCGCTACAGCGGGGACAACCTGGAGTGGTTCCGGGCGTTCTCGGTGGCGCTGCGGCCGAAGGTGATCTTCCCGCGATCGATCTCCCGGGCCGGAGTGCAGCGGGATCCGGACCCGATCGAATCGGTGCTGCTCTACGACGACCAGCGCATTCTCACCATGGAGCTGTCCGACGGACGCAGCTGGGAGATGGCCATGTCGGTGGCCTCGCTGACCGGCCTGCTCAGCTGGCTGGAGTCGGCTCCTCCGGGGGCTCGCTACCGCTGA
- a CDS encoding alpha/beta fold hydrolase, with protein sequence MTTIYTELVGSGRPRFAILPGLFGRGRNWSSIAAALAEQGYPTVLFDLPNHGRSGWTDTFSYPALADQVAEEIELRLGSAARLILVGHSLGGKVAMLTALRHPGLVAGLGVADIAPAVSDQVSSFAPLVAAMRGLDLTRLESRTEADQLLAASISDDASRGLLLQNLRRRGGWHWQLNLDLLGSSLDAIADWPDPGPVSYPGPTLWLTGERSRYCRPEHLPTMRRLFPAVEQVVIPGAGHWVHADNPDAVIGALVRLAELSEA encoded by the coding sequence ATGACGACGATCTACACCGAGCTGGTGGGCAGCGGACGCCCACGCTTCGCGATCCTGCCGGGCCTGTTCGGACGCGGCCGCAACTGGTCGAGCATCGCCGCCGCGCTGGCTGAGCAGGGCTACCCCACCGTCTTGTTCGATCTGCCCAACCACGGACGCAGCGGCTGGACCGACACCTTCAGCTACCCCGCGCTGGCCGACCAGGTGGCCGAGGAGATAGAGCTGCGACTCGGCTCGGCCGCGCGGCTGATCCTGGTCGGGCACTCCCTGGGCGGCAAGGTGGCCATGCTCACCGCGCTGCGGCATCCGGGCCTGGTGGCCGGCCTCGGCGTGGCGGACATCGCTCCGGCAGTCTCCGACCAGGTGAGCAGCTTTGCCCCCTTGGTCGCGGCTATGCGCGGCCTCGACCTGACCCGGCTGGAGTCGCGCACCGAGGCCGATCAGTTGCTGGCCGCCAGCATCTCCGACGACGCCAGCCGCGGTCTGCTGCTGCAGAACCTGCGCCGGCGCGGCGGCTGGCACTGGCAGCTCAACCTCGACCTGCTCGGCTCGTCCCTGGACGCCATCGCCGACTGGCCCGACCCCGGGCCGGTCAGCTACCCGGGCCCGACGCTGTGGCTGACCGGTGAACGGTCCCGCTACTGCCGTCCCGAGCACCTGCCGACCATGCGGCGACTCTTCCCTGCCGTCGAGCAGGTCGTCATCCCCGGGGCCGGGCACTGGGTGCACGCCGACAACCCGGACGCCGTGATCGGCGCCCTGGTCCGGCTGGCCGAGCTCAGCGAGGCGTAA
- the atpD gene encoding F0F1 ATP synthase subunit beta, translated as MTVTQTDKTTAAAAAAGRVVRVIGPVVDVEFAADQIPAIHNALLIDIESSEGVHTITAEVALQVGDNTVRAISLKPTDGMRRGATVVDTGAPISVPVGDVTKGRVWNVTGECLNEDLDKITVTERWPIHRDPPAFDALEPRTEMLETGIKVLDLLTPYVKGGKIGLFGGAGVGKTVLIQEMIYRIAHNFGGTSVFAGVGERTREGNDLIHEMIEAGVMKDTALVFGQMDEPPGTRLRVALSALTMAEYFRDVQNQDVLLFIDNIFRFTQAGSEVSTLLGRMPSAVGYQPNLADEMGQLQERITSTKGHSITSMQAIYVPADDYTDPAPATTFAHLDATTELSREIASRGLYPAVDPLSSSSRIMDPQFIGKEHYNTATRVKQILQRNKELQDIIAILGVDELSEEDKIIVARARRLQQFLSQNTYMAEKFTNVPGSTVPLADTIESFKMICDGEADHIAEQAFFNVGGMDMVLANWDRIQKEG; from the coding sequence ATGACTGTGACCCAGACCGACAAGACCACCGCAGCAGCCGCGGCCGCCGGACGGGTGGTACGGGTGATCGGACCGGTGGTGGACGTCGAGTTCGCCGCCGATCAGATTCCGGCCATCCACAACGCGCTCCTGATCGACATCGAGTCCAGCGAGGGCGTCCACACCATCACCGCCGAGGTTGCTCTGCAGGTCGGTGACAACACCGTCCGGGCCATCTCGCTGAAGCCGACCGACGGTATGCGCCGCGGCGCCACCGTGGTCGACACCGGCGCGCCGATCTCGGTGCCGGTGGGCGATGTCACCAAGGGCCGGGTCTGGAATGTGACCGGGGAGTGCCTGAACGAGGATCTCGACAAGATCACCGTCACTGAGCGCTGGCCGATCCACCGCGACCCGCCGGCCTTCGACGCGCTGGAGCCGAGGACCGAGATGCTCGAGACCGGCATCAAGGTGCTCGACCTGCTGACCCCGTACGTCAAGGGCGGAAAGATCGGCCTGTTCGGCGGTGCCGGCGTCGGCAAGACCGTGCTGATCCAGGAAATGATCTACCGGATCGCCCACAACTTCGGTGGCACCTCGGTGTTCGCCGGTGTCGGTGAGCGCACCCGTGAGGGCAACGACCTGATCCACGAGATGATCGAGGCCGGCGTCATGAAGGACACCGCCCTGGTCTTCGGTCAGATGGACGAGCCGCCGGGCACCCGGCTTCGGGTGGCGCTGTCGGCGCTGACCATGGCCGAGTACTTCCGGGACGTCCAGAACCAGGACGTGCTGCTGTTCATCGACAACATCTTCCGGTTCACCCAGGCCGGCTCCGAGGTGTCCACCCTGCTCGGCCGGATGCCGTCCGCGGTGGGCTACCAGCCGAACCTGGCCGACGAGATGGGCCAGCTGCAGGAGCGGATCACCTCAACCAAGGGTCACTCGATCACCTCGATGCAGGCCATCTACGTCCCGGCCGACGACTACACCGACCCGGCCCCGGCCACCACCTTCGCCCACCTGGACGCCACCACCGAGCTCTCCCGTGAGATCGCCTCCCGCGGTCTGTACCCGGCCGTGGATCCGCTGTCCAGCTCCTCGCGGATCATGGACCCGCAGTTCATCGGCAAGGAGCACTACAACACCGCCACCCGGGTGAAGCAGATCCTGCAGCGCAACAAGGAGCTGCAGGACATCATCGCCATCCTCGGCGTCGACGAGCTGAGCGAAGAGGACAAGATCATCGTGGCCCGGGCCCGCCGGCTCCAGCAGTTCCTGAGCCAGAACACCTACATGGCCGAGAAGTTCACCAACGTGCCCGGATCTACGGTCCCGCTGGCCGACACCATCGAGTCGTTCAAGATGATCTGCGACGGCGAGGCCGACCACATCGCCGAGCAGGCCTTCTTCAATGTCGGTGGGATGGATATGGTTCTGGCGAACTGGGACCGCATCCAGAAGGAAGGCTGA
- the nucS gene encoding endonuclease NucS has translation MRLLIARCQVDYAGRLSAHLPMALRLIMVKSDGSVSVHADDRAYKPLNWMSAPCTLTVHDPATSELAEGLPTELSELWEVRNKDGDRLLISIGEVVHDSNHELGVDPGLQKDGVEAHLQQLLAANPETFGPGWTLVTREHQTPIGPVDLLYRDATGRYVAVEVKRRGEIDGVEQLTRYLELMNADPLLHPVRGVFAAQQIKPQARTLAGTRGIDCVLLDYDGLRGLDNADERLF, from the coding sequence GTGCGCTTGTTGATTGCCCGATGTCAGGTCGACTACGCCGGACGATTGTCCGCTCATTTGCCGATGGCGTTGCGGCTGATCATGGTGAAGTCGGACGGCTCGGTCTCGGTGCATGCCGATGATCGTGCCTACAAGCCGCTGAACTGGATGAGCGCGCCGTGCACGCTAACGGTGCACGACCCGGCCACCAGTGAGCTGGCCGAGGGGCTGCCAACCGAGCTCAGCGAGCTCTGGGAGGTCCGCAACAAGGACGGCGACCGGCTGCTGATCTCGATCGGCGAAGTGGTGCACGACTCGAACCATGAGTTGGGAGTCGATCCGGGGCTGCAGAAGGACGGGGTCGAGGCCCACCTGCAGCAACTACTCGCCGCGAACCCGGAGACCTTCGGGCCCGGCTGGACACTGGTCACCCGCGAGCACCAGACCCCGATCGGTCCGGTCGACCTGCTCTATCGGGACGCGACCGGTCGCTACGTGGCCGTCGAGGTGAAGCGGAGGGGCGAGATCGACGGGGTCGAGCAACTCACCCGCTACCTCGAACTGATGAACGCCGACCCGCTGCTGCACCCGGTGCGGGGAGTGTTCGCCGCGCAGCAGATCAAGCCGCAGGCTCGCACCCTGGCCGGCACCCGCGGGATCGACTGCGTCCTGCTGGACTACGACGGGCTGCGCGGTCTCGACAACGCCGACGAGCGGCTGTTCTAG
- a CDS encoding F0F1 ATP synthase subunit delta gives MNTATLARQSELDRCVDAAELTTTLAAELLEVADLLAGEPRLRNALSDPTTADQRRRDLVEAVLGGKLSAGTLTVVGQAAALKWGSGGRLIQVLRRQALRVLLGLSQQDGRLDRVEEELFRLGRTAVASHELRKALDDHSTPVAARRRLVAELVSAKVDPITLALAEQAVPADEGTFAFGIDEVLALAAQARQRSIATVTVARPLTQEQHDRLAAVLVRQLGRQVNLQVVIDPNVIGGARVQVGDQVIEGTLVSRLAAAAQHLTK, from the coding sequence ATGAACACAGCCACCCTGGCCAGGCAGTCGGAGTTGGATCGCTGCGTGGACGCGGCCGAACTGACCACGACCCTGGCCGCGGAGCTGTTGGAGGTGGCCGACCTGCTGGCCGGCGAGCCGCGATTGCGCAATGCCCTCTCTGACCCGACGACTGCGGATCAGCGGCGCCGGGATCTTGTCGAGGCGGTGCTGGGCGGCAAGCTCAGCGCCGGCACGCTGACCGTGGTCGGCCAAGCAGCAGCCCTGAAGTGGGGCAGCGGCGGACGGCTGATCCAGGTGCTGCGCCGCCAGGCGCTGCGAGTTCTGCTCGGCCTTTCCCAGCAGGACGGACGGCTGGACCGGGTCGAGGAGGAGCTGTTCCGCCTGGGCCGGACCGCCGTGGCCAGCCACGAGCTGCGCAAGGCCCTGGACGATCACAGCACGCCGGTGGCGGCGCGCCGTCGGCTGGTGGCCGAGCTGGTGTCGGCCAAGGTCGATCCGATCACCTTGGCCCTGGCCGAGCAGGCCGTCCCGGCCGACGAAGGCACCTTCGCCTTCGGCATCGATGAGGTGCTGGCGCTGGCTGCCCAGGCCCGCCAGCGCTCGATCGCAACGGTGACGGTGGCCCGTCCGCTCACCCAGGAACAGCACGACCGGCTGGCCGCGGTGCTGGTGCGCCAGCTCGGCCGGCAGGTGAACCTCCAGGTCGTCATCGACCCGAACGTGATTGGCGGAGCTCGAGTCCAGGTGGGTGACCAGGTGATCGAAGGAACCCTGGTCAGCCGGCTCGCCGCTGCCGCACAACATCTGACCAAGTAG
- a CDS encoding L-threonylcarbamoyladenylate synthase, which translates to MSETLDIRTDPEAAIQAAVDAVRDGECIVLPTDTVYGIGADAFSADAVRGLLEAKGRGRDMPPPVLIADASVLRSLTDELADEVLAVADAFWPGPLTLILPLQPELGLDLGDLGDTIAVRVPDHDFTRELLRATGPLAVSSANTTGNPAAASIAEAIEQLGDSVAVYLDGGPASGPVPSTIVDLTGQPTILRAGRISAEALAQHLPGLTEG; encoded by the coding sequence ATGTCCGAGACCCTCGACATTCGCACCGATCCCGAAGCCGCAATCCAGGCCGCAGTGGACGCGGTGCGCGACGGTGAGTGCATCGTGCTGCCGACCGACACGGTCTACGGAATCGGTGCTGATGCCTTCTCCGCCGACGCGGTTCGCGGATTGCTCGAGGCGAAGGGACGGGGTCGCGACATGCCGCCGCCGGTACTGATCGCCGATGCCAGCGTGCTGCGGTCGCTGACCGACGAGCTGGCCGACGAGGTGCTCGCCGTGGCCGACGCGTTCTGGCCGGGCCCGCTGACCCTGATCCTTCCGCTCCAGCCGGAGCTTGGCCTGGACCTGGGCGACCTGGGCGACACCATCGCGGTCCGGGTGCCCGACCATGACTTCACTCGCGAGCTGCTGCGGGCCACCGGCCCGCTGGCCGTGAGTAGCGCCAACACCACCGGCAACCCGGCGGCGGCCTCCATCGCCGAGGCCATCGAACAGCTGGGGGACTCGGTGGCGGTTTACCTCGACGGTGGCCCGGCCAGCGGCCCGGTGCCGTCCACGATCGTAGATCTCACCGGCCAGCCCACCATCTTGCGAGCTGGCCGGATCAGCGCCGAGGCCTTGGCTCAGCATCTCCCCGGCCTGACCGAGGGCTGA
- a CDS encoding AtpZ/AtpI family protein translates to MDERSGMDAGIRAVSLLISGLLCYGGLGWLLDSWLHTSWLLPVGLILGAVAGIYLVIVRYGRSV, encoded by the coding sequence ATGGACGAGCGCAGCGGCATGGACGCCGGGATCCGGGCAGTGAGTCTGCTGATTTCGGGTCTGCTCTGCTACGGAGGGCTGGGTTGGCTCCTCGATAGCTGGCTGCACACGTCCTGGCTGCTACCAGTGGGTCTGATTCTCGGCGCGGTGGCCGGGATCTACCTGGTCATTGTGCGGTATGGACGTTCGGTTTGA
- the atpC gene encoding ATP synthase F1 subunit epsilon, with the protein MVDVLRVEVVSSTGIVWEGDARSVIVRTSEGDIGILPNHEPLLASLVPCAAEVLSTADTREVVAIDGGFVSVADNRVSLLSQFAKIAEEIDLVAAEHELAAAEKRINAGELDEETRHHYLRAQAQVRAARMAREN; encoded by the coding sequence GTGGTCGATGTCCTGCGCGTCGAGGTGGTGTCCTCGACCGGAATCGTCTGGGAGGGCGATGCGCGTAGCGTGATCGTCCGGACCAGCGAGGGCGACATCGGCATTCTGCCCAACCACGAGCCGCTGCTGGCCTCCTTGGTGCCGTGTGCGGCTGAGGTGCTCAGTACGGCCGACACCCGCGAAGTGGTGGCCATCGATGGCGGCTTCGTCTCGGTGGCCGACAACCGGGTCTCTCTGCTCAGTCAGTTCGCGAAGATCGCCGAGGAGATCGATCTGGTGGCTGCCGAGCACGAACTGGCCGCCGCCGAGAAGCGGATCAACGCCGGTGAACTCGATGAAGAGACCCGCCACCACTACCTGCGAGCCCAGGCCCAGGTACGGGCGGCTCGAATGGCCCGCGAGAACTGA
- the atpB gene encoding F0F1 ATP synthase subunit A, with the protein MIGLLIPLEGFPPGVHSFDSKPLFPEWGPAWFWVNNHLVQAVIAAALVIGFWMWMSRGHKVVPGKRQFLGELAYNLVRNSIARDILGHEYRKFLPYLLALFSFILVNNLFGEFFLFMFPTFSKIGYVWGLALCSWILYNGAGIYKYGLFTYLRKATLPEGVPVLLWPLIIPLEFLSNFIVRPVTLALRLFANLFAGHLVILVFILGGTLLLESGQLGLMAAGGVSVLFSFAIFALELFVGFLQAYIFTVLTAQYVSSAVAEEH; encoded by the coding sequence ATGATCGGACTGCTGATCCCACTAGAGGGCTTCCCGCCCGGGGTGCACAGCTTCGACTCCAAACCGCTCTTCCCCGAATGGGGTCCGGCCTGGTTCTGGGTGAACAACCACTTGGTGCAGGCCGTGATTGCTGCCGCTTTGGTGATCGGCTTTTGGATGTGGATGTCGCGCGGCCACAAGGTGGTGCCGGGCAAGCGGCAGTTCCTCGGCGAGCTCGCCTACAACCTGGTCCGCAACAGCATCGCCCGGGACATCCTCGGCCACGAGTACCGCAAGTTCCTGCCCTATCTGCTCGCCCTGTTCAGCTTCATCCTGGTGAACAACCTCTTCGGCGAGTTCTTCCTGTTCATGTTCCCGACGTTCTCCAAGATCGGCTACGTCTGGGGCCTGGCGCTGTGCTCGTGGATCCTCTACAACGGCGCCGGCATCTACAAGTACGGGCTGTTCACCTACCTGCGTAAGGCCACGCTGCCCGAGGGCGTCCCGGTGCTGCTGTGGCCGCTGATCATTCCCCTGGAGTTCCTGTCGAACTTCATCGTCCGCCCGGTCACGCTGGCCCTGCGTCTGTTCGCCAACCTGTTCGCCGGACATCTGGTGATCCTGGTCTTCATCCTGGGTGGCACCCTCCTGCTCGAGTCGGGCCAGCTCGGCCTGATGGCAGCCGGTGGGGTATCGGTGCTCTTCAGCTTCGCCATCTTCGCCCTGGAGCTTTTCGTAGGCTTCCTGCAGGCCTATATCTTCACCGTCCTGACCGCCCAATACGTCTCCTCTGCAGTCGCCGAGGAACACTGA
- a CDS encoding MraY family glycosyltransferase, giving the protein MRVYLLVALVAAAVTYLLSGLARRLAFRFNAVAAVRDRDVHTRPVPYFGGISMWFGLAAAFLVATKLPWLGGFAAVTHDAGVVLLAGGVICAVGVLDDLFELNALAKIAGQLLAAGIAVANGVKVFWIPLPDAIISLDDGSSIVVTVVLIFIAVNAINLIDGLDGLAAGVVAIGAGAFFAYAYLLAWDQELVRATTASLVTVATVGICLGFLPYNLHKARMFMGDSGSMLLGFLLVTSMISLTGQLDPSRLTAFGANTAAAYLPLLLPLAVMALPFLDLVMAYVRRTLAGKLWYQADKQHLHHRMLNLGHSHRGAVALLWLWSAVVAYGVVLIGLFPLPLTYVGVLIGIALAALLTWGRRPRRSGDAKT; this is encoded by the coding sequence ATGCGCGTCTACCTCCTGGTGGCGCTGGTCGCCGCGGCAGTCACCTACTTGCTCAGTGGGTTGGCTCGTCGGTTGGCCTTCCGGTTCAACGCGGTGGCAGCGGTCCGGGATCGCGATGTGCACACCCGTCCGGTGCCGTACTTCGGCGGTATCTCGATGTGGTTCGGACTGGCGGCCGCCTTCCTGGTGGCCACCAAGCTGCCCTGGCTGGGCGGCTTCGCCGCGGTCACCCATGACGCCGGCGTGGTCCTGCTGGCCGGGGGAGTGATCTGTGCGGTCGGCGTCCTGGACGACCTGTTCGAGCTGAACGCCCTGGCCAAGATCGCCGGGCAGCTGTTGGCCGCCGGCATCGCTGTGGCCAACGGGGTGAAGGTGTTCTGGATCCCGCTGCCGGACGCCATCATCTCGCTCGATGACGGCAGCTCGATCGTGGTCACCGTGGTGCTGATCTTCATCGCCGTGAACGCCATCAACCTGATCGACGGTCTGGACGGCCTGGCCGCCGGTGTGGTGGCCATCGGTGCCGGCGCCTTCTTCGCCTACGCCTACCTGCTGGCCTGGGATCAGGAACTCGTCCGAGCCACCACGGCCAGCCTGGTCACTGTGGCCACCGTGGGCATCTGCCTGGGCTTCCTGCCCTACAACCTGCACAAGGCCCGGATGTTCATGGGCGACTCCGGCTCGATGCTGCTCGGCTTCCTGCTGGTCACCTCGATGATCAGCCTGACCGGCCAGCTCGACCCGTCCCGGCTGACCGCCTTCGGCGCCAACACTGCGGCGGCCTATCTGCCGCTGCTGCTGCCGCTGGCGGTGATGGCGTTGCCCTTCCTGGACCTGGTGATGGCCTACGTCCGCAGGACCCTGGCCGGGAAGCTCTGGTATCAGGCTGACAAGCAGCATCTCCACCACCGGATGCTCAACCTCGGCCACAGTCACCGGGGGGCAGTGGCCCTGCTCTGGCTCTGGTCGGCCGTGGTCGCCTACGGAGTTGTGCTTATTGGCTTGTTCCCGCTTCCGCTGACCTATGTGGGCGTCCTGATCGGGATCGCCCTGGCCGCGCTGCTCACCTGGGGGCGGCGACCCCGTCGATCCGGCGATGCCAAGACCTGA